The proteins below come from a single Plodia interpunctella isolate USDA-ARS_2022_Savannah chromosome 21, ilPloInte3.2, whole genome shotgun sequence genomic window:
- the psidin gene encoding phagocyte signaling-impaired protein has translation MAVRPQNINDGGIVERRLRPIYDWLDNGNNKKALQEAEKVLKKSPALQAARALKALALFRLGKGPEAFVVLDALAEEKPSDDTTLQAMTITYRESQQLPKVCALYEAAVKVEPTSEELHSHLFMSYVRIGDHLSQQRAAMALYKFAPKNPYYFWAVMSIVLQAKSSEDTKKKGLLLTLAQRMVDNFIADNKMEAEQEARLYIMILELQEKWEDILKFIQSPLYGQLVPGSSVQACIPYLKKLGQWRKLNLLCKELLWDNQDRWDYYLPYFDSVFQLMKETDADKESTADDTAEKCHEFICQLVESMSSGRQLRGPYLARLELWKRLSVDGDPTVLLGSGVALCVQYLRVFAKKPCAVPDLRPYLTMIPQKEREEHCRDFLTCLGFDENSEPETTEDVQRHISCLSAWRLTAAPLRPAESLALAAILRRHYLRCVHRKLLTATATELCAVDVYGILAAHHYFYAAMDLQSSSPIIEALCLLELVLQNSPANFHAKLLLVKLYHHLGNALAADTIYQRLEVKHIQLVSLGWLHAARLAPAAAFSRSLQLLADTRAFHEHHSKDSVEHLTYAYKYGTFEKLVELVSWSARVARCGACSGAVRARALLALLAGPSAPLHAPRPLPADLVDNRDLNVIVSWRPPQFIDLELKQRSFEQDMAYLRLKDALVSAIALCIECADSRPMEEKRPQYSELLTCVDAFSDAMTICQQKYSGREKISIEAPFPARIIAFVNSEVPYRELYCTTLRMVGELAMSNREAALRLSARLRVLECGARAALRAERARLVAHGDPGWIMREVLENVANYLEFIGIITFLLGVCNELVAPANTKKSKKKTNQSPDEVKTTDDLNKLNETVQESIAFLESIFDKWPHYETKSTLDEELKKLNLNKDKLDPVEQKLKQGRRDMIEDVKKILKNKSKYLKSLIQ, from the exons atggcTGTGCGGCCACAAAACATTAACGACGGAGGGATTGTAGAGCGTCGGTTGCGGCCAATATACG aCTGGTTAGATAatggaaacaataaaaaagctCTTCAAGAGGCCGAGAAAGTGCTCAAAAAGAGTCCTGCTTTGCAGGCGGCTAGAGCTTTGAAAGCCTTAGCGCTTTTTAGGTTAGGAAAAGGACCGGAGGCATTTGTTGTGTTGGACGCCCTGGCTGAAGAGAAGCCCAGTGATGATACCACTCTTCAGGCGATGACAATAACGTACAGGGAATCTCAGcaat tgcCCAAAGTTTGTGCACTGTATGAAGCTGCTGTGAAAGTGGAGCCCACAAGTGAGGAGCTTCACTCTCACTTGTTCATGTCCTATGTCCGCATCGGAGACCACCTCTCACAACAGAGGGCTGCCATGGCCCTGTATAAGTTTGCTCCCAAAAACCCGTATTACTTTTGGGCAGTCATGAGTATTGTATTGCAG GCCAAATCATCAGAGGACACCAAGAAAAAAGGTCTATTGCTCACACTTGCTCAGCGGATGGTTGACAACTTCATAGCTGACAACAAAATGGAGGCTGAACAAGAAGCTAGGTTATACATCATGATCTTAGAACTCCAAGAGAAGTGGGAAGACATCTTGAAGTTCATTCAGAGTCCACTCTATGGTCAATTAGTCCCAGGCTCCTCTGTCCAAGCCTGTATCCCTTATTTAAAGAAGTTGGGCCAATGGCGAAAGCTGAACCTTCTTTGTAAGGAATTGTTATGGGATAACCAGGATAGATGGGATTATTACTTACCATATTTTGACTCTGTCTTCCAATTAATGAAAGAGACTGATGCGGATAAAGAAAGTACAGCAGATGATACAGCAGAAAAATGTCACGAATTTATATGTCAATTGGTTGAGAGTATGTCTTCGGGAAGACAGTTGCGAGGGCCTTATTTAGCACGCTTGGAATTGTGGAAGAGGTTATCTGTTGACGGAGACCCCACAGTGTTGCTTGGGAGTGGGGTGGCACTGTGTGTACAGTATTTGAGGGTGTTTGCGAAGAAGCCCTGTGCTGTGCCGGACCTCAGGCCGTATTTGACCATGATCCCGCAGAAGGAGAGAGAGGAACATTGCAGAGATTTCTTGACGTGTTTGGGCTTCGATGAGAATAGTGAACCTGAGACG ACAGAGGACGTACAACGCCACATATCGTGCCTATCGGCGTGGCGGCTGACGGCGGCGCCGCTACGGCCGGCGGAGAGCCTCGCGCTCGCTGCCATCTTGCGGAGACACTACCTCCGCTGCGTGCACCGGAAACTGCTCACTGCGACCGCCACGGAGCTTTGTGCTGTCGATGTCTATGGAATACTGGCTGCTCATCACTACTTCTACGCTG cCATGGATCTGCAGAGCTCCTCGCCTATCATCGAAGCGCTGTGCTTGTTAGAGTTAGTACTGCAAAATTCTCCTGCCAATTTCCACGCGAAATTGTTACTGGTCAAGCTGTACCATCACCTCG GCAACGCTCTGGCAGCCGACACTATATACCAGCGGCTGGAGGTGAAGCACATACAACTGGTGTCATTAGGCTGGCTGCACGCGGCCAGGCTGGCGCCCGCCGCCGCGTTCTCCCGCTCACTGCAACTGCTTGCTGACACGAGGGCTTTCCATGAACATCATAGTAAAGAT AGCGTGGAGCACCTGACGTACGCGTACAAGTACGGCACGTTCGAGAAGCTGGTGGAGCTGGTGTCGTGGAGCGCGCGCGTGGCGCGCTGCGGCGCGTGCAGCGGCGcggtgcgcgcgcgcgcgctgctgGCGCTGCTGGCCGGGCCCAGCGCGCCGCTGCACGCGCCGCGTCCGCTGCCCGCCGATCTCGT TGACAACCGCGACCTGAACGTGATCGTGAGCTGGCGGCCGCCGCAGTTCATCGACCTGGAGCTGAAACAACGCTCGTTCGAACAGGACATGGCGTACTTGCGGCTAAAAGACGCTCTGGTGTCCGCCATCGCGCTCTGCATCGAGTGCGCCGACTCCAGGCCG ATGGAAGAGAAAAGGCCGCAATACTCGGAGCTGCTCACGTGTGTGGACGCCTTCAGCGACGCGATGACCATCTGCCAGCAGAAGTACAGCGGCCGGGAGAAGATCAGCATAGAGGCGCCTTTCCCCGCAAGGATTATTG CGTTCGTGAATTCCGAAGTGCCGTACCGGGAGTTGTACTGCACCACCCTCCGCATGGTGGGCGAGCTGGCGATGAGCAACCGCGAGGCGGCGCTGCGGCTGAGCGCGCGCCTGCGCGTGCTGGAGtgcggcgcgcgcgcggcgctgcgGGCCGAGCGTGCGCGGCTCGTCGCGCATGGCGACCCTGGCTGGATCATGCGCGAGGTGCTCGAAAACGTCGCCAACTATTTAGAG TTCATAGGCATAATAACATTCCTCCTGGGCGTCTGCAACGAGCTGGTAGCGCCGGCGAACACCAAGAAGTCCAAGAAGAAAACCAACCAATCACCGGACGAGGTAAAGACCACTGACGATCTCAACAAACTCAACGAGACAGTCCAAGAATCCATCGCCTTCCTGGAGAGCATCTTCGACAAATGGCCTCACTACGAAACAAAGTCAACACTagatgaagaattaaaaaaattaaacttgaaCAAAGACAAACTTGACCCAGTCgagcaaaaattaaaacagggACGCCGGGACATGATAGAGGACGTCAAGAAAATTCTCAAAAACAAATCGAAATACTTGAAAAGTCTTATACAATGA
- the LOC128679081 gene encoding uncharacterized protein LOC128679081, translating to MNILWCWFTVQSVLWTCVWGHGRLIEPPSRASAWRYGFDTPHNYNDHELYCGGFSRQWNKNDGKCGVCGDAWDAAQPRAHEYGGRFYKGVIVRKYAPKDAITIKVELTANHNGYFEFRVCDEHKGTTQECLDKNVLKIDGRDGTKFYPKDGNRVYEMKYRLPEDLECAHCVMQWRYIAGNNWGKCDNGTEAVGCGHQEEFRACADIAIGDRFATTTRRPRPVYVPPSRKPPTTPTPEESTGKGWYGVVVVVVALFVALAILSGIYLYYYRGGMKIKSLLKSKVSAPAPVPPPRHKRSSLSREQPPELRPAKASIPDSGFETVDLRAK from the coding sequence ATACTATGGTGCTGGTTCACAGTACAATCCGTTTTGTGGACATGCGTCTGGGGTCACGGGCGACTGATTGAGCCTCCGTCGAGAGCCTCCGCCTGGAGGTACGGCTTCGATACCCCACACAACTACAACGACCACGAGCTGTACTGCGGCGGCTTCTCCAGACAGTGGAACAAGAACGACGGCAAGTGCGGAGTCTGCGGAGACGCCTGGGACGCCGCGCAGCCCAGGGCGCACGAGTACGGAGGAAGATTCTACAAAGGCGTCATAGTCCGCAAATACGCCCCCAAAGACGCCATCACCATCAAAGTCGAACTTACAGCCAATCACAATGGCTACTTCGAATTTAGAGTTTGCGACGAACACAAAGGTACAACCCAGGAATGTTTAGACAAGAACGTCCTGAAAATTGACGGCAGAGATGGAACTAAATTCTATCCTAAAGATGGGAATAGAGTTTATGAAATGAAGTATCGATTACCGGAGGATTTAGAGTGCGCACATTGCGTCATGCAATGGCGATACATCGCGGGGAATAATTGGGGGAAATGTGATAATGGCACTGAAGCCGTCGGGTGTGGACATCAAGAAGAGTTCAGGGCTTGTGCTGATATAGCTATTGGCGATCGTTTCGCTACGACAACGAGGAGGCCTAGGCCAGTGTACGTACCGCCGAGCAGGAAGCCTCCGACGACACCCACGCCAGAAGAATCTACTGGAAAGGGATGGTATGGTGTCGTGGTGGTCGTCGTGGCGCTGTTCGTCGCGCTGGCAATCTTATCGGGCATATACCTGTACTACTATCGCGGCGGGATGAAGATCAAGAGTTTGTTGAAATCGAAAGTTTCCGCACCCGCGCCAGTGCCACCTCCTAGACATAAGAGATCATCTCTATCTAGAGAACAACCACCAGAACTGAGACCTGCGAAAGCCAGTATTCCCGATTCGGGGTTTGAAACCGTAGATCTCAGAGCTAAATGA